The DNA sequence TATTATTTACGATTCTTCTCGTCTTGATATCTGTCGGTTCGTCGTGGTATTTGGCATCTAAGACATCTGAGGACTTGCTATTAAGACGCTCTATCGATGATCAGGGCAAGCTGGCTAACTCTTTGGAGGAAGCGTTAAAGGAGCTGAAGATGCCAGAGGCCATATCGTTCCTATCTAAAAATAAGGGGTTGATCGAAGATAGAATATTGCTGTACGACACGACCGGCAGAGCCATGTGGGACAGCAAGCCTGACGAAGCGAAGATAGAGTATTTGTTCGGGAATCTGGAGTTCCAAGAAGCCTTAAGGGGAACGGAAGTTACCAAATACATTTATAACGAAAACAGTGGATATTATACTGTTAACTTTTTTAAGAAGATTGCATTGCAAGACGGAGACGTAGTGATTACGCTATCCAGGACGTTGGGAGAAATCAGCGCGGTTCGACAAAAGTTAAGCCTTTACTTTTTCATGCTGATGCTTTTCGTCTTATGTTTGGCCACCTTCTTCGGCCATCTCATCGTAAGACGGATTTTACATCCCTTGGGCGAGCTTAGCTCGGTAGCTGAGAATTTAGCCTTGGGCAAACCGGCGAGGTTTTCGCTGGTAGGTCCTCCTGAAATTTCCAATTTGGCGAGATCCTTAAAGGAAATGGCCGAGAACTTACAGCACGCCTTGGAGAACTTGAGCCAACAAAGAAACGACCTAAAACAACTTATAGACTTACTGCCGGCAGGCGTAATCCTCATTGACAACGAAGGACGCGTGCGTTACATAAACGAGAGCGCCATCAATTCATTGGATATGCCGCAGGGCGATTATACGGGCAAACCCTTCATCGGTGTTGCGGGGATATCTAAGCTCATGGAACTTTACGACACCTTGAGGATATCACCTGAGGCATCCGTTGAAATTACAACCTCAAAAAATAAATATCTTAACTGTAAGGGTAGAAGGATAAGCAAGGGATTCTTGCTCTTAATCACGGACATGACCGAACAAAGGCAGCTCGAATTGGCCAGAAGAAATTTCATGGCCGACGCCAGCCACGAGTTTCAGACTCCACTTACGGTGATAAGGGCCTCTGCCGAGATCATAATGGATAATCCTGAATTACCACAGGAAGAACAAAGGGAGCTGCTCAAGAAGATCGTAAACCAGCAGGAACGCCTATCCAAATTAGTAGACGATTTGCTATATCTTGCCAAGCTAGAAGCACAACCAAACAAATCGATGATGCAAAAAAGACAGATCGTAGATTTGGCTCAATTGCTCAGAGAAATCGTTGATGAATATAGAGACTACCCACAGGCTCGGAAAATAAGCTGGAATGTAGTCATAGAACCAGAAAGCGCTAATATCTTAGCT is a window from the Acetomicrobium flavidum genome containing:
- a CDS encoding sensor histidine kinase; this translates as MRSIKGRIILFTILLVLISVGSSWYLASKTSEDLLLRRSIDDQGKLANSLEEALKELKMPEAISFLSKNKGLIEDRILLYDTTGRAMWDSKPDEAKIEYLFGNLEFQEALRGTEVTKYIYNENSGYYTVNFFKKIALQDGDVVITLSRTLGEISAVRQKLSLYFFMLMLFVLCLATFFGHLIVRRILHPLGELSSVAENLALGKPARFSLVGPPEISNLARSLKEMAENLQHALENLSQQRNDLKQLIDLLPAGVILIDNEGRVRYINESAINSLDMPQGDYTGKPFIGVAGISKLMELYDTLRISPEASVEITTSKNKYLNCKGRRISKGFLLLITDMTEQRQLELARRNFMADASHEFQTPLTVIRASAEIIMDNPELPQEEQRELLKKIVNQQERLSKLVDDLLYLAKLEAQPNKSMMQKRQIVDLAQLLREIVDEYRDYPQARKISWNVVIEPESANILASPEELKKAIGNVIDNALKFTRQKYEDEDGGFISVSLIDGHTHWRIQISDNGVGISEDMTEGIYERFQRGSVSLKGRRKTIGYGLGLAITKNIIEAHGGLIELTSKAEPTTFTISLPKLPEKNRD